The genomic DNA tgacatctagtggaggagcgcagctctgcaggggaggagacgctgacatctagaggaggagcgcagctctgcaggggaggagacgctgacatctagtggaggagcgcagctctgcaggggaggagacgctgacatctagtggaggagcgcagctctgcagggcAGGAGACGCTGATATCTAGTggaggagcgcagctctgcaggagaggagacgctgacatctagtggaggagtgcagctctgcgggggaggagatgctgacatctagtggaggagcgcagctctgcaggggaggagatgctgacatctagtggaggagcgTAGCTCTGCAGGGCAGGAGACGCTGATATCTAGTggaggagtgcagctctgcaggggAGGAGAATCTGGCATCTAGTggaggagcgcagctctgcagggcAGGAGACACTGATATCTAGTggaggagtgcagctctgcaggggaggagacgctgacatctagtggaggagcgcagctctgcaggagaagagacgctgacatctagtggaggagcgCAGCTCTGTGGGGGAGGagatgctgacatctagtggaggagcgcagctctgcgggggaggagacgctgacatctagtggaggagcgcagctctgcgggggaggagatgctgacatctagtggaggagcgcagctctgcagggcAGGAGACACTGATATCTAGGGGAGGAggcgctgacatctagtggaggagtgcagctctgcgggggaggagatgctgacatctagtggaggagcgaagctctgcaggggaggagatgctgacatctagtggaggagcgcagctctgcagggcAGGAGACGCTGATATCTAGTggaggagtgcagctctgcaggggaggagaagctggcatctagtggaggagcgcagctctgcagggcAGGAGACACTGATATCTAGTggaggagtgcagctctgcaggggaggagacgctgacatctagtggaggagcgcagctctgcagggaaggagacgctgacatctagtggaggagcgcagctctgcaggagaggagacgctgacatctagtggaggagcgcagctctgcaggggaggagacgctgacatctagtggaggagcgcagctctgcaggggaggagacgctgacatctagtggaggagcgcagctctgcaggggaggagacgctgacatctagtggaggagcgcagctctgcgggggaggagacgctgatatctagtggaggagcgcagctctgcaggagaagagacgctgacatctagtggaggagcgCAGCTCTGTGGGGGAGGagatgctgacatctagtggaggagcgcagctctgcgggggaggagacgctgacatctagtggaggagcgcagctctgcgggggaggagatgctgacatctagtggaggagcgcagctctgcgggggaggagacgctgacatctagtggaggagtgcagctctgcgggggaggagacgctgacatctagtggagaagcGCAGCTCTGCAGGGCAGGAGACACTGATATCTAGTggaggagcgcagctctgcaggggaggagacgctgacatctagtggaggagcgcagctctgcgggggaggagacgctgacatctagtggaggagcgcagctctgcgggggaggagatgctgacatctagtggaggagcgcagctctgcagggcAGGAGACACTGATATCTAGGGGAGGagacgctgacatctagtggaggagtgcagctctgcgggggaggagacgctgacatctagtggaggagcgcagctctgcgggggaggagacgctgatatctagtggaggagcgcagctctgcaggagaagagacgctgacatctagtggaggagcgCAGCTCTGTGGGGGAGGagatgctgacatctagtggaggagcgcagctctgcgggggaggagacgctgacatctagtggaggagtgcagctctgcgggggaggagacgctgacatctagtggagaagcGCAGCTCTGCAGGGCAGGAGACACTGATATCTAGTGGAGGAGCGCAGCTCTGTGGGGGAGGagatgctgacatctagtggaggagcgcagctctgcaggggaggagatgctgacatctagtggaggagcacagctctgcgggggaggagacgctgacatctagtggaggagcgcagctctgcagggcATGAGACACTGATATCTAGGGGAGGagacgctgacatctagtggaggagcgcagctctgcaggagaagagacgctgacatctagtggaggagcgcagctctgcaggagaagagacgctgacatctagtggaggagcgcagctctgcaggagaagagacgctgacatctagtggaggaccgcagctctgcaggggaggagacgctgacatctagtggtggagcgcagctctgcaggagaggagacgctgacatctagtggaggagcgcagctctgcaggagaggagacgctgacatctagtggaggagcgcagctctgcaggggaggagatgctgacatctagtggaggagcgcagctctgcaggagaggagacgctgacatctagtggaggagcgcagctctgcaggggaggagacgctgacatctagtggaggagcgcagctctgcaggggaggagatgctgacatctagtggaggagcgcagctctgcaggagaggagacgctgacatctagtggaggagcgcagctctgcaggggaggagatgctgacatctagtggaggagcgcagctctgcaggagaggagacgctgacatctagtggaggagcgcagctctgcaggggaggagacgctgacatctagtggaggagcgcagctctgcaggagaggagacgctgacatctagtggaggagcgCAGCTCTGTGGGGGAGGagatgctgacatctagtggaggagcgcagctctgcgggggaggagacgctgacatctagtggaggagcACAGCTCTGAAGGGGAGGagacgctgacatctagtggaggagcgcagctctgcaggggaggagacgctgacatctagtggaggagcgcagctctgcaggggaggagacactgacatctagtggaggagcgcagctctgcgggggaggagacgctgacatctagtggaggagcgcagctctgcaggagaggagacgctgacatctagtggaggagcgcagctctgcaggagaggagacgctgacatctagtggaggagcgcagctctgcaggagaggagacgctgacatctagtggaggagcgcagctctgcagggcATGAGACACTGATATCTAGGGGAGGagacgctgacatctagtggaggagcgcagctctgcaggagaggagacgctgacatctagtggaggagcgcagctctgcaggagaggagacgctgacatctagtggaggagcgcagctctgcaggagaggagacgCTGACATCTGAGCTTTTGCTGCTGTATGAGGaatgtgtggggggctctgcgggGGAGGGGCTTCGGATGTGCAGAGGCTCCTCTTGGGGGTCCTGCCTTGAGCTGATCGGTGACCGGCGGGGGGCGCCCTCGCTGCAGATATTGGAGCCGGCTCAGCTTGTCCctcctgtccctgcagatgagCCGGAGACACGGGACGCCTGGTGGGCCGAGATCCGTCAGGAGATAAAGTCTCACGCCAAGGCTCTGGGCTGCCATGCCGTGGTGGGCTACAGCGAGTCCACCAGCATCTGGTGAGTAGGCGGGGCTGGGGAGGGGtgtgggcggggctgtgactacctctcaccggTCTTCTCTCTGCAGTGAGGAGGTGTGCATCCTGTCTGCTGCGGGCACGGCCGCCGTGCTGAACCCCCGATTCCTGCAGGAGGCGTCCGGCGAGTGCTGCCCGGAGCAAAGGTTATCGACGCAGCCCCCCGGATTCTTTATAGGGTCAGACAAGGGAGAGGTTGATTATATCCTGAAGGATAGTGGCGTCCGGCCGGGGTAGGTCCCACATTGTAGGGGCGAGTGCAGGACCCCAAAAACTAACATCACCAGAGGTAACAGCACATCACCTGCAAGAATGGACCCGCCCTTTAAGACCCTCCCACCAGTGACCCCAGAACTAACCCACAAggcaccagggggggggggtacaacatGGCCGCCTGTAGGGGGACCCCGTGTGACCTGCACTCACCGCCCTTGTATTGACCCCCAGTTATGTTACAACTTgtactccacacacacacagagctgcaTCTATTACTCCTGTCATAATCTGATGTGtacgctccagtcacatccagagctgcagtctgcTATTCTGCTGTTTAAACGTCTGTGACTACAGTGTTGGGCGTtaaatgagtgcagctctggctgtgactggagtgtatgatgtgagtgcagctctggctgtgactggagtgtatgatgtgcagtgagtgcagctctggctgtgactggagtgtatgatgcgagtgcagctctggctgtgactggagtgtatgatgcgagtgcagctctggctgtgactggagtgtatgatgcgagtgcagctctggctgtgactggagtgtatgatgcgagtgcagctctggctgtgactggagtgtatgatgcgagtgcagctctggctgtgactggagtgtatgatgcgagtgcagctctggctgtgactggagtgtatgctgtgagtgcagctctggctgtgactggagtgtatgatgtgtagtgagtgcagctctggctgtgactggagtgtatgctgtgagtgcagctctggctgtgactggagtgtatgatgtgtagtgagtgcagctctggctgtgactggagtgtatgctgtgagtgcagctctggctgtgactggagtgtatgatgcgagtgcagctctggctgtgactggagtgtatgatgcgagtgcagctctggctgtgactggagtgtatgcTGTGAATGCAGctgtggctgtgactggagtgtatgatgtgagtgcagctgtggctgtgactggagtgtatgctgtgagtgcagctctggttgtgactggagtgtatgatgttctgtgagtgcagctctggctgtgactggagtaaatGATgtgcagtgagtgcagctctggttgtgactggagtgtatgctgtgagtgcagctctggctgtgactggagtgtatgatgtgcagtgagtgcagctctggttgtgactggagtgtatgctgtgagtgcatctctggctgtgactggagtgtatgatgtgcagtgagtgcagctctggttgtgactggagtgtatgatgtgtagtgagtgcagctctggctgtgactggagtgtatgatgtgcagtgagtgcagctctggctgtgactggagtgtatgctgtgagtgcagctctggctgtgactggagtgtatgatgtgcagtgagtgcagctgtggctgtgactggagtgtatgatgtgcagtgagtgcagctctggctgtgactggagtgtatgatgtgcagtgagtgcagctctggctgtgactggagtgtatgatgcgagtgcagctctggctgtgactggagtgtatgatgtgcagctctggctgtgactggagtgtatgatgtgcagtgagtgcagctctggctgtgactggagtgtatgctgtgagtgcatctctggctgtgactggagtgtatgatgtgcagtgagtgcagctctggctgtgactggagtgtatgctgtgagtgcagctctggctgtgactggagtgtatgatgtgcagtgagtgcagctctggttgtgactggagtgtatgatgttctgtgagtgtagctctggctgtgactggagtgaaTGATgtgcagtgagtgcagctctggctgtgactggagtgtatgatgtgcagtgagtgcagctctggctgtgactggaggtgATCACTGGTGTAACCCCTCCCTCTTGCACAGGTGGGAGGAGTCTCCGTCGCCCCCCTGTGGGTTCTGTCATATCCCGTACGATGAGCTGAACATGCCCTTCCCGGCGCACCTCACCTTCTGTTCCAGCTGCCGGCGGCAGAAGGTTCCGGACGTTCTGTTCACCACGATCGAGCTGCCGGCGGAGACCCCCGTGGTGGGGAAGGGCTGCCTCATCCAGGCCAGGTActgacagccccgccccctggacTCCCGCTGCAGCCCATCCCAGCTGACgtcctcttgtgtcgccccccgcAGGTTGTGCCGCCTGAAGAAGAAGGCGCAGGCGGAGGCCAATGCCACCTCCATCAGTAACCTCCTGCCCTTCATGGAGTACGAGCTGCACACTCAGCTCATGAACAAGCTCAAGCTGAAAGGGATGAACGCGCTCTTCGGCCTCCGCATCCAGATCACCGTGGGAGAGAACATGCTGCTGGGGCTGGCCGTAAGTCTCACTACCCACAATTCTCTAGTGCCGCCCACCCTGACCACAGGAGAATCCTGGGTAATGGGGGTCTCTCTTAGTCTGCCACAGGAGTGTACCTGGCCGCGCTCCCCACTCCCGGGGGCATCCAGATCTCCGGGAAGACCCCCAGCGACGCCACCTACGAGCAGCCGGTGTCACACATGCAGAAGAAGATCAACGAGACCATCGCCAAGAACAAGGAGCTGTACGAAATCAACCCCCCAGTGAGTGACCCCAGAGGGTGGGGGGCGGTATATTATATAGAGGGCGTGGGAatggtggtatagtatatagatcGCGGGAGGTCATACACTgctgagccttatcaggagaaTGCCAAGAtattgtaaggaggtcatacaggcacgtggaggccacacacacaatactgagcctcatcaggagctgccAAGATATTGTAggtaggtcatacaggcacatggaggtcacacacaatactgagactcatcaggagcatgcccaggtgttgtagggaggtcatacaggcatgtggaggtcacacacaatactgagcctcatcaggagctgccAAGATATTGTacggaggacatacaggcacgtggagaccacacacaatactgagctcatcaggagcatgcccaggtgttgtagggaggacatacaggcacgtggaggtcacacacactactgatctcatcaggagcatgcccaggtgttgtagggaggtcatacaggcacgtggaggccacacataatactgagctcatcaggagcatgccgaggtgttgtagggaggtcatacaggcacgtggaggtcacacacaatactgagcctcatcagaagcatgccgaggtgttgtaggaaggtcatacaggcacatggaggccacacacactactgagcctcatcaggagcatgccgaggtgttgtagggaggtcatacaggcacatggaggtcacacacaatactgatctcatcaggagcatgccgaggtgttgtagggaggtcatacaggcacatggaggtcacacacaatactaagccttatcaggagcatgcagaggtgttgtagggaggacatacaggcacgtggaggccacacacaatactgagcctcatcaggagcatgcccaggtgttgtagggaggtcatacaggcacatggaggccacacacaatactgagcctcatcaggagcatgccgaggtgttgtaggaaggtcatacaggcacatggaggccacacacaatactgacctcatcaggagcatgccgaggtgttgtagggaggtcatacaggcacatggaggccacacacactactgagcctcatcaggagcatgccgaggtgttgtagggaggtcatacaggcacgtggaggccacacacacaatactgagcctcatcaggagcatgcccaggtgttgtagggaggtcatacaggcacgtggaggtcacacacacaatactgagcctcatcaggagcatgcccaggtgttgtagggaggtcatacaggcacgtggaggccacacacacaatactgagcctcatcaggagcatgcccaggtgttgtagggaggtcatacaggcacgtggaggccacacacaatactgagcctcatcaggagcatgccgaggtgttgtagggaggtcatacaggcacatggaggccacacacactactgagcctcatcaggagcatgcagaggtgttgtagggaggacatacaggcacgtggaggccacacacaatactgagcctcatcaggagcatgcccatgtgttgtagggaggtcatacaggcacgtggaggccacacacactactgagcctcatcaggagcatgccgaggtgttgtaggaaggtcatacaggcacatggaggccacacacactactgagcctcatcaggagcatgccgaggtgttgtagggaggtcatgcaggcacatggaggtcacacacaatactgatctcatcaggagcatgccgaggtgttgtagggaggtcatacaggcacatggaggtcacacacaatactaagccttatcaggagcatgcagaggtgttgtagggaggacatacaggcacgtggaggccacacacaatactgagcctcatcaggagcatgcccaggtgttgtagggaggtcatacaggcacatggaggccacacacaatactgagcctcatcaggagcatgccgaggtgttgtaggaaggtcatacaggcacatggaggccacacacaatactgacctcatcaggagcatgccgaggtgttgtagggaggtcatacaggcacgtggaggccacacacactactaagcctcatcaggagcatgccgaggtgttgtaggaaggtcatacaggcacatggaggccacacacactactgagcctcatcaggagcatgccgaggtgttgtagggaggtcatacaggcacgtggaggtcacacacaatactgatctcatcaggagcatgcccaggtgttgtagggaggtcatacaggcacgtggaggccacacacacaatactgagcctcatcaggagcatgccgaggtgttgtaggaaggtcatacaggcacgtggaggccacacacaatactgagcctcatcaggagcatgccgaggtgttgtagggaggtcatacaggcacatggaggccacacacaatactgagcctcatcaggagcatgccgaggtgttgtaggaaggtcatacaggcacgtggaggccacacacactactaagcctcatcaggagcatgccgaggtgttgtaggaaggtcatacaggcacatggaggccacacacactactgagcctcatcaggagcatgccgaggtgttgtagggaggtcatacaggcacatggaggtcacacacaatactgatctcatcaggagcatgccgaggtgttgtagggaggtcatacaggcacatggaggtcacacacaatactaagccttatcaggagcatgcagaggtgttgtagggaggacatacaggtacgtggaggccacacacactactgagcctcatcaggagcatgcccaggtgttgtagggaggtcatacaggcacgtggaggccacacacaatactgagcctcatcaggagcatgcggaggtgttgtagggaggtcatacaggcacgtggaggccacacacaatactgagcctcatcaggagcatgccgatgtgttgtagggaggacatacaggtacgtggaggccacacacactactgagcctcatcaggagcatgccgaggtgttgtaggcaggtcatacaggcacgtggagaccacacacactactgagcctcatcaggagcatgctcaggtgttgtagggaggtcatacaggcacatggaggccacacacaatactgagcctcatcaggagcatgctcaggtgttgtagggaggacatacaggtacgtggaggtcacacacactactgagcctcatcaggagcatgcccaggtgttgtagggaggtcatacaggtacgtggaggtcacacacactactgagcctcatcaggagcatgcccatgtgttgtagggaggacatacaggcacgtggaggccacacacactactgacctcaccaggagcatgcccaggtgttgtagggaggacatacaggcacgtggaggccacacacactactgacctcaCCAGGAGCATGCCTGATACCAGTTTTTCTTTACATCCTGCAGGAGATCCTGGAGGAGACAATTGGTTCTCCGATCCCAGAGCCGCGACAAAGAACCCGTCTCCTCCGCTCCCAGTCCGAGAGCTCCGACGAGGTGGTCGAGCTGGACCTGTCTCATGGGAAGAAGGACGCCTTCGTCCTGGAGGTAGGAGCCCGGGGACCCCCACCTACCAGACGTATCATACATCACACCCCACATCATACACTCCCACCGCTGCACTACACCCCACAGACTCAGGGATTTGTATCTACAGATCGATGACACCGACGCCTTGGAAGATGTCCACTCGCTGCTGACTGACACTGCGCCCCCTCCAGGTGAGAACATGTACTGcatgtagtgagtgcagctctggggtataatacaggatgtaactcaggatcattacaggataagtaatgtcatgtatgtacacagtgactgcaccagcagcagaatagtgagtgcagctctggggtataatacaggatgtaactcaggatcagtacaggataagtaatgtcatgtatgtacacagtgactgcaccagcagcagaatagtgagtgcagctctggagtataatacaggatgtaactcaggatcagtacaggataagtaatgtcatgtatgtacacagtgactgcaccagcagcagaatagtgagtgcagctctggggtataatacaggatgtaactcaggatcagtacaggataagtaatgtcatgtatgtacacagtgactgcaccagcagcagaatagtgagtgcagctctggggtataatacaggatgtaactcaggatcagtacaggataagtaatgtcatgtatgtacacagtgactgcaccagcagcagaatagtgagtgcagctctggggtataatacaggatgtaactcaggatcagtacaggataagtaatgtcatgtatgtacattgactgcaccagcagcagaatagtgagtgcagctctggagtataatacaggatgtaactcaggatcagtacaggataagtaatgtcatgtatgtacacagtgactgcaccagcagcagaatagtgagtgcagctctggggtataatacaggatgtaactcaggatcagtacaggataagtaatgtcatgtatgtacacagtgactgcaccagcagcagaatagtgagtgcagctctggggtataatacaggatgtaactcaggatcagtacaggataagtaatgtcatgtatgtacacagtgactgcaccagcagcagaatagtgagtgcagctctggggtttaatacaggatgtaactcaggatcagtaaaggataagtaatgtcatgtatgtacacagtgactgcaccagcagcagaatagtgagtgcagctctggggtataatacaggatgtaactcaggatcagtacaggataagtaatgtcatgtatgtacacagtgactgctccagcagcagaatagtgagtgcagctctggagtataatacaggatgtaactcaggatcagtacaggataagtaatgtcatgtatgtacacagtgactgcaccagcagcagaatagtgactgcagctctgggtataatacaggatgtaactcaggatcagtacaggagaagtaatgtcatgtatgtacacagtgactgcaccagcagcagaatagtgagtgcagctctttggtataatacaggatgtaactcaggatcagtacaggataagtaatgtcatgtatgtacacagtgactgcaccagcagcagaatagtgagtgcagctctggggtataatacaggatgtaactcaggatcagtacaggataagtaatgtcatgtatgtacacagtgactgcaccagcagcagaatagtgagtgcagctctggggtataatacaggatgtaactcaggatcagtacaggataagtaatgtcatgtatgtacacagtgactgcaccagcagcagaatagtgagtgcagctctggagtataatacaggatgtaactcaggagcagtacaggataagtaatgtcatgtatgtacacagtgactgcaccagcagcagaatagtgagtgcagctctggggtataatacaggatgtaactcaggatcagtacaggataagtaatgtcatgtatgtacacagtgactgcaccagcagcagaatagtgagtgcagctctggagtataatacaggatgtaactcaggatcagtacaggataagtaatgtcatgtatgtacacagtgactgctccagcagcagaatagtgagtgcaactctggggtataatacaggatgtaactcaggatcagtacaggataagtaatgtcatgtatgtacatagtgactgcaccagcagcagaatagtgagtgcagctctggggtataatacaggatgtaactcaggatcagtacaggataagtaatgtcatgtatgtacacagtgactgcaccagcagcagaatagtgagtgcagctctggggtataatacaggatgtaactcaggatcagtacaggataagtaatgtcatgtatgtacacagtgactgcaccagcagcagaatagtgagtgcagctctggggtataatacaggatgtaactcaggatcagtacaggataagtaatgtcatgtatgtacacagtgactgcaccagcagcagaatagtgagtgcagctctggggtataatacagggtgtaactcaggatcagtacaggataagtaatgtcatgtatgtacacagtgactgcaccagcagcagaatagtgagtgcagctctggagtataatacaggatgtaactcaggatcagtacaggataagtaatgtcatgtatgtacacagtgtagcagaatagtgagtgcagctctggggtataatacaggatgtaactcaggatcagtacaggataagta from Engystomops pustulosus unplaced genomic scaffold, aEngPut4.maternal MAT_SCAFFOLD_172, whole genome shotgun sequence includes the following:
- the C2CD5 gene encoding C2 domain-containing protein 5 isoform X4, producing MGNTRSYKLLDWSSYSADEPETRDAWWAEIRQEIKSHAKALGCHAVVGYSESTSICEEVCILSAAGTAAVLNPRFLQEASGECCPEQRLSTQPPGFFIGSDKGEVDYILKDSGVRPGWEESPSPPCGFCHIPYDELNMPFPAHLTFCSSCRRQKVPDVLFTTIELPAETPVVGKGCLIQARLCRLKKKAQAEANATSISNLLPFMEYELHTQLMNKLKLKGMNALFGLRIQITVGENMLLGLASATGVYLAALPTPGGIQISGKTPSDATYEQPVSHMQKKINETIAKNKELYEINPPEILEETIGSPIPEPRQRTRLLRSQSESSDEVVELDLSHGKKDAFVLEIDDTDALEDVHSLLTDTAPPPGFYSCNTELMPGINNWTPDIQMFTSVRVIRLSNMTLTNQTLNKNFNDLCENLLKSLYFKLRSMVPCCLCHVNFTVAVPEDESIQVAVTAVAITFDKQEALQSSRHKAGAAQPRVSTDTDELLQFPLELSSESPGLQPFPPGKDLQDRTGSSVGVSQRVTSLDKASPLGEGHLRNRPGAALGSPTVAVVKMTPLSFIPGAKISKYLGIINMFFIRETTSLREEGGVSGFLHAFICEVFAMVRAHVAALGGNAVVSYIMKQCVFIENTNKNQAQCLINVSGDAVIFTRESETDVTSAAAAPQQQPCGQNCAGEGT